Part of the Bradyrhizobium sp. AZCC 1721 genome, CGGCGCTGGTTCGCGATTTCCTGCAACAGAAGTTGTCGGGATGACGGGATTATCGGGCGGCTTGACGCAAGCGTTGCGCGGGGCCGGAGCCGTCACGAGGAATATATGAGTTCGACCGCGTTCAATCTGCTGCTGGCGATCTTGCTGCTCGCCGCCAACGCGTTTTACGTGGCCGCCGAGTTTGCGCTGGTCAAGAGCCGCGGGTTTCGCATCAGGGCAATGGTCGAGCAGGACCGGTTCGGCGCGCGCCTGCTGCATGGCATGATGGGCAATATCGAGGCCTATCTCGCCTGCTGCCAACTCGGCATCACCATGGCTTCCCTCGGTCTCGGCTGGGTCGGCGAGCCCACCGTTTCGGCGCTGCTCGAGCCGCTGCTTGTTCCGCTCGGAATGTCGGAACGTACGCTGCACTTCGTCTCGTTCCTGGCGGGCTTTTTGGTGTTCTCCTCGCTGCACATCGTGATCGGCGAGCAGGTGCCGAAGACATTTGCGATCCGCCAGCCGACGCCGGTCTCGCAATGGATCGCGTACCCGCTCTATTTGTCCTATCTGGTGTTCTATCCGCTCAACTGGCTGCTCAACGCCGCCTCCCGCGGGATCCTGCGCATGTTCGGCGTCAAGGAATCCTCCCAGCACGAAATCCTCACCGATTCCGAAATCGAGGGCCTCGTGGAGGAATCGGCCGTGCACGGCGGCATCGAAAGCGGCGAGGCCGAGTACATCCACAACGTCTTCCGCTTCGGCGATCTCGCCGTATCTGATGTCATGGTCCACCGCACCGCGATGGTGATGATCAACGCCGACCTGCCGCCGGACGAACTGGTGCGCGAGGTGCTGGCGACCGAATACACCCGCATCCCCCTGTGGCGCGACAAGCCGGAGAACATCATCGGCGTGCTGCACGCCAAGGATCTGCTGCGCGCGATCCGTGCGTCCGAAGGCGACACCTCGCGCATCGACGTTTCGGCGATCATGCTGCCGCCCTGGTTCGTGCCGGAGATGCGGCCCCTGTCCGAACAGTTGAAGGCGTTCCGCCGCCGCAAGACCCATTTCGCGCTCGTCGTCGACGAATATGGCGAGGTCGAAGGCATGGTGACGCTGGAGGACGTCCTGGAAGAAATCGTCGGCGATATTTCCGACGAGCATGACGTTGTGGTCGCCGGCGTCCGCGTCCAGGCCGACGGCTCTGTGGTGGTGGATGGCTCCGTGCCGATCCGCGACCTCAACCGCGCCATGAACTGGCATCTGCCCGATGAGGAGGCGACGACGGTCGCCGGCCTCGTGATTCACGAGGCGCGCTCGATCCCCGAACGCGGCCAGAATTTTACCTTCCACGGCTGCCGTTTCCGCGTGCTGCGCCGCGAGCGCAACCGCATTACGGCGCTGAAGATCACGCCGCTGCCGCGCGAAACCGACGCGGAGTATCCGAAGCCGAAGCGGGCAGGGACGGCGTTCTGAACGTCGGCGCCATAACGGCGTCAGCTATTCAATATCGATGGTGACGCCGCTGAGCTTCCATTGGCCGTCGGAGGGAATGAAGCCGAGCTGGTACTTCACCTTTTTCGGCGTGGTGTCGAAGCGGCCCTTCAGGCGCAGCACGCCCTTGTCATCGATCTTTGCGTCCTCCTCCGGAATGACCGGGCTGGCGACGATCGCGTCGAACACGGCGTGCTTCTCGACCAGGTCCTTGAAGACAGCCCGCAGCTTGTCGGGCGGAAACTGATCGCGGAACGGCTTTGAAATCTTGGCGTGCAGGACCGTGAAATTGTCCGATGCCACCGCGTCGTTGAGCGTCACGAGAATGCTCTTGATCAGCACTTCCTGGACAAAGGGGCTCGGCATGTCCAGCGCGTGTGCCTTGGTTGACGAGACTGCAACCAGGACTATCACGGCCACGGCCCATCTGAAGCGTACCCAATGCTGCATCGGACGACCCTATCGAGCGGCGATGGGATTGGGGCCGCTACGGCCCGGTTCGGATGGAACTGCGCCCATCGCCCTGGCAGTCAACAGATAGATCAAAACGGTTGTGCCGTCTGCGCGATCTTGAGCAAAAGCCACAGGTCTTCGGCCTGTCGGCGCACTTCAAGATCGGGTTGGGTTCTTCAGCCCTGACCTTCCCGGGGCGCCTGCGCCTTGATGGCGAGTGCATGGACGGAGCCCTTGAGTTCCGCGTCAAGCGCCGTGTTTACCATGCGGTGGCGTTCAACGCGGCTCTTCCCTTCGAAGGCCGGAGACACAATATAAACCCTGAAATGCGTCTCGCCTCCAGGCCTGTGGCCGGCGTGGCCCTCATGCAGATGAGATTCGTCCGCGACGTCGAGGCTTTCCGGCAAGAAAGCTTCACGCAACTTGTTTATGATAATGTCCCTGGTGCTCATGATGGTGGCAGATAATTCTGTGTCGGCTTCCGGTCAATGGCGCATCCGAATAGAGGTATTCGCAATGTCAAGACTTGAAGCCTTGCGCATTGCGTAGTCAAAGTCAGCCATGCCGATTGATTCATCCAAGTTCTTCGATTCCATTCGCATCAAGCCCAACAAGCTGAGTGCGAAGCAGCAGGCGCAGGCGCGCGAGGAAGCCGCCATGTGCGAGTGGGCGGGCTGCCAGAACAAGGGCCCGCACCGGGCGCCCAAGGGCCGGGAGAATTCCCGCGAGTACTGGCACTTCTGTCTCAACCATGTGCGCGAATACAACCAGTCCTACAATTTCTTCCAGGGGATGAACGCCGATGCCGTCGCGCGCTACCAGAAGGATGCGCTGACCGGCCATCGCCCGACCTGGAAGATGGGCGCCAACACCGCCGGCAAGAAGGGCAAGCAGCCCAGCGCCGAGGACTTTGACGGCGCCGCCGATCCGTTCAGCATGTTCTCCGAGCTCAACGGCCGCGGCCGCTGGCGACCCGGCCCGGGCGCGCAGGCCAAGGCCGAGACGCGCAAGGTGATGAACGCCGAGCGCAAGGCGCTGCAGGTGATGGGGCTTTCCGCCGAGGCAACGCTCGATGACGTCAAGGCCAAGTACAAGGCGCTGGTCAAGCAGCACCATCCCGACGCCAATGGCGGCGACCGCTCCACCGAGGACCGCCTGATCGAGATCATCAAGGCGTATAATTATTTGAAGACGGTGGTACGGGCGTAGCGCGCTATTCATCGTCGCCCCTGCGAACGCAGGGGCCCATAACCACCGGCACTAATCGATAGAGAAAGCTGTCTACCCGTATGCCCTATCCACGCGCCGCGGCGTATGGGTCCCTGCGTTCGCAGGGACGACAGCGGAGATTTTGGCTCCGCTGCTGCCCTGTACGAAGTTTTGGTCCCGCTCACCCTGGCATCGGCCCGACATACGCCGAACTCGGCCGGATCAGCCGGCCGCCACGCTGCTGCTCGCGGGCATGCGCGGTCCAGCCTGCGGCGCGCGCCACCGCAAATATCGGCGTAAACGCCTGTCGCGGAATTTTCAGCGCGTCGAGCAGGATTGCGGTGAAGAATTCCACATTGGTGTCGAGCGGGCGGTCGGGGTTTTTCCGCCGCAATGCGTCGCGGATGTAGGCCTCGACCTCGCCCGCGAACGGCAGATCGGTGCCGCCTCCTGCGAGCCGCTCGATCGCGCGCTTGAGCACGTCTGCGCGCGGGTCGCGGACGCGATAGACGCGGTGGCCGAATCCCATCAGCCGCTCGCCGCGGGCCAGTGCGCTGTCGACCCACGGCTTGATGCGCTCGGTCGAGCCGATCGCATCCAGCATCTCCAGCACCGGCTCAGGGGCGCCGCCATGCAATGGCCCGGTCAGGGCGCAATAGCCGGCCGTGATGGCTGCGAACAAATCCGCTTGCGTCGAGGCTACGACGCGCGTCGTGAAGGTCGACGCGTTCATGCCGTGGTCGCACACCGTGACGAAGTAGGTGTCCAGCGCGGTGATCTCGCGCGGTTCGGCTTTGCGGCCGCGCAGCATCGACAGCGTGTCGGCGGCATGGCCAATGGTCGGGTCGGGCGCGATCGGGTCCTCGCCTTTGGCCCGCTGCAGCAGCGCGCCG contains:
- a CDS encoding J domain-containing protein — translated: MPIDSSKFFDSIRIKPNKLSAKQQAQAREEAAMCEWAGCQNKGPHRAPKGRENSREYWHFCLNHVREYNQSYNFFQGMNADAVARYQKDALTGHRPTWKMGANTAGKKGKQPSAEDFDGAADPFSMFSELNGRGRWRPGPGAQAKAETRKVMNAERKALQVMGLSAEATLDDVKAKYKALVKQHHPDANGGDRSTEDRLIEIIKAYNYLKTVVRA
- a CDS encoding hemolysin family protein gives rise to the protein MSSTAFNLLLAILLLAANAFYVAAEFALVKSRGFRIRAMVEQDRFGARLLHGMMGNIEAYLACCQLGITMASLGLGWVGEPTVSALLEPLLVPLGMSERTLHFVSFLAGFLVFSSLHIVIGEQVPKTFAIRQPTPVSQWIAYPLYLSYLVFYPLNWLLNAASRGILRMFGVKESSQHEILTDSEIEGLVEESAVHGGIESGEAEYIHNVFRFGDLAVSDVMVHRTAMVMINADLPPDELVREVLATEYTRIPLWRDKPENIIGVLHAKDLLRAIRASEGDTSRIDVSAIMLPPWFVPEMRPLSEQLKAFRRRKTHFALVVDEYGEVEGMVTLEDVLEEIVGDISDEHDVVVAGVRVQADGSVVVDGSVPIRDLNRAMNWHLPDEEATTVAGLVIHEARSIPERGQNFTFHGCRFRVLRRERNRITALKITPLPRETDAEYPKPKRAGTAF
- a CDS encoding BolA family protein, whose amino-acid sequence is MSTRDIIINKLREAFLPESLDVADESHLHEGHAGHRPGGETHFRVYIVSPAFEGKSRVERHRMVNTALDAELKGSVHALAIKAQAPREGQG
- a CDS encoding citrate synthase/methylcitrate synthase; protein product: MNMQISKTPIGLDGIPAAETVLSHVDGERGELIIAGERVGDLAGKSSFEGVTARLWNAAMRTSLNEANVRLRLGAARERAFARLPELLPATRGMSIVDGFRAAVAGLRGENGLEHEATIVGALPVIAGALLQRAKGEDPIAPDPTIGHAADTLSMLRGRKAEPREITALDTYFVTVCDHGMNASTFTTRVVASTQADLFAAITAGYCALTGPLHGGAPEPVLEMLDAIGSTERIKPWVDSALARGERLMGFGHRVYRVRDPRADVLKRAIERLAGGGTDLPFAGEVEAYIRDALRRKNPDRPLDTNVEFFTAILLDALKIPRQAFTPIFAVARAAGWTAHAREQQRGGRLIRPSSAYVGPMPG